One Desulfobulbus propionicus DSM 2032 DNA segment encodes these proteins:
- the smpB gene encoding SsrA-binding protein SmpB, whose amino-acid sequence MPANTTYSAGRSGNQEHEQAMAQKIVSKNKKAFHDYHIEQTFEAGMVLSGPEVKSLRAGKVNLRDGYAQLKDGEVFLYNVHISPYSYATHINQDPLRVRKLLLHRREIRKLIGKLHEKGIALIPLKIYFIANGKAKVELGLAKGKKLYDKRAALKEKQSDRDMERSMRRDD is encoded by the coding sequence ATTCCGGCAAACACGACCTATAGTGCCGGCAGAAGCGGCAACCAGGAGCACGAGCAGGCAATGGCACAGAAGATCGTCAGTAAAAATAAAAAGGCCTTTCACGATTACCACATCGAGCAGACCTTCGAGGCCGGAATGGTGCTCAGCGGGCCGGAGGTCAAATCGTTGCGCGCCGGCAAGGTCAACCTCCGCGACGGCTACGCCCAGCTCAAGGACGGCGAGGTCTTTTTGTACAACGTGCATATCTCGCCCTACTCCTACGCCACCCACATCAACCAGGACCCGCTGCGGGTGCGCAAGCTGCTGTTGCACCGCCGCGAGATCCGCAAGCTGATCGGTAAGCTGCACGAGAAAGGCATTGCGCTGATCCCACTCAAGATATATTTTATCGCCAATGGCAAAGCCAAGGTGGAACTGGGCCTCGCCAAAGGAAAAAAACTCTACGACAAACGGGCAGCCCTCAAGGAAAAGCAATCCGACCGCGACATGGAACGCTCCATGCGGCGCGACGACTGA
- a CDS encoding REP-associated tyrosine transposase → MKNNDGTHRHNKPGHQSLRKGRVSLPHQVYLVTTATWQRQPVFLDFRAACVAARCFENSALLNDARMLAWVLMPDHVHLLLQVGEKDNLSTVVNRLKSASGRQVNRLLGKQGPCWQKAFHDHALRAEEDVRQVARYVLANPLRAGLVQRMGDYPFWNAIWV, encoded by the coding sequence ATGAAGAATAACGACGGGACCCATCGCCACAACAAACCGGGCCACCAATCCCTGCGCAAAGGCCGGGTTTCCCTGCCGCACCAGGTGTATCTGGTGACCACGGCCACCTGGCAACGGCAGCCGGTGTTCCTCGATTTCCGGGCCGCCTGCGTTGCCGCCCGGTGCTTTGAGAACAGCGCCCTGCTCAACGATGCCCGCATGCTTGCCTGGGTATTGATGCCCGATCATGTCCACCTCCTGCTCCAGGTGGGCGAAAAAGACAACCTGAGCACAGTGGTCAACCGGCTCAAATCGGCCAGCGGGCGTCAAGTCAACCGCCTGCTCGGCAAGCAGGGGCCGTGTTGGCAAAAGGCTTTTCACGATCATGCCCTGCGCGCGGAAGAAGATGTGCGGCAGGTGGCCCGGTATGTGCTGGCTAACCCGCTACGGGCCGGTTTGGTCCAGAGGATGGGCGATTACCCGTTTTGGAATGCGATTTGGGTTTGA
- a CDS encoding DUF429 domain-containing protein yields MPTSPRLIVAGIDVGGSRKGFHGVALCNGRYLERYRTTDPEAVACWCREIGARVIGIDAPCCWSDDGRARPAERQLMAQGMQCFASPTRERALAHPRNYYGWMLNGMAVYRALEPSHPLCATAPLTAATRCCFETFPQAIACVLAGRIVSAKDKRHHRPDLLAQAGIILPRPAGIDTVDAGLCALAAHHVASGQPCSVHGEPATGLIILPAADQVAEQLKAERCMQSRCCARKR; encoded by the coding sequence ATGCCAACATCCCCACGCCTCATCGTTGCCGGCATTGATGTCGGTGGCAGCCGCAAAGGCTTCCATGGGGTGGCTCTCTGCAATGGCCGGTATCTGGAGCGATATCGCACCACCGATCCAGAGGCCGTGGCCTGTTGGTGCCGAGAGATCGGCGCCCGGGTGATCGGCATCGACGCTCCCTGCTGCTGGAGCGATGACGGCCGCGCCCGCCCGGCCGAGCGGCAGCTGATGGCCCAAGGCATGCAATGTTTCGCCTCGCCCACCCGCGAGCGGGCCCTTGCCCACCCCAGAAACTACTACGGCTGGATGTTGAACGGCATGGCCGTGTACCGCGCCTTGGAACCCAGCCATCCGCTGTGCGCGACCGCGCCCCTGACTGCCGCAACCCGCTGCTGTTTTGAAACCTTTCCCCAAGCCATCGCCTGTGTCTTGGCCGGCCGTATCGTTTCTGCCAAGGACAAACGCCACCACCGCCCGGATTTGCTGGCACAAGCTGGGATCATCCTGCCTCGGCCCGCCGGTATCGACACCGTCGACGCCGGACTCTGCGCCCTTGCCGCCCATCACGTTGCCAGCGGTCAACCCTGTAGTGTCCACGGTGAACCCGCCACCGGCCTGATCATCCTGCCCGCGGCTGACCAGGTTGCCGAACAGCTCAAAGCCGAACGCTGCATGCAGTCAAGGTGTTGTGCGAGGAAGCGTTGA
- the dnaA gene encoding chromosomal replication initiator protein DnaA: MLWNAIKTSLHGAIPESEFGLWIKPLECRRHDDGVLELVGPDRFFCAWVEDRYLGLIRTKAAELGEITDVRLQAAATPPLRFESGKGGQLKLPGVTSAGPRLRSLHPAFTFEQFMVGESNLLARSACQALATGDATFGNCLFMNSTTGLGKSHLTQAVVHQVLRSAPSTRLHYLTAQQFSAEMVKGIRTNAMEQFSKKYINDCDMLLVEDVHTLTGKTKTQEELNTILDYLIKSGRRVILTSALPPTKLAGIDDDFRSRMTSGLVTGIESPDYETRARIIRHKLQMHGLGADEDLVGFMAESLQGDVRRMESAIIGIKAKSCLLGAPPDLGMVREVVYGLIGSRADITGEAIRELIGRQFRVSIEDLCSRSRKRSITFPRQLAMYLTRKYTTKSLADIGSLYNRDHSTVLYAIKTITKDMSQQTTVRQQVELLSAKLKN, encoded by the coding sequence ATGCTGTGGAACGCGATTAAAACCTCTTTGCACGGAGCCATACCGGAGAGCGAATTCGGCCTGTGGATCAAACCGCTGGAATGCCGGCGGCACGATGACGGGGTGTTGGAGCTTGTCGGACCGGACCGGTTTTTCTGCGCCTGGGTGGAAGATCGTTATCTGGGGCTTATTCGCACCAAGGCGGCGGAACTGGGCGAGATCACCGACGTGCGGCTGCAAGCGGCCGCCACTCCGCCCCTGCGCTTTGAGAGCGGCAAGGGTGGTCAGCTCAAGCTGCCGGGCGTGACCAGCGCCGGGCCCCGACTGCGCTCCCTCCATCCGGCCTTCACCTTTGAGCAGTTCATGGTCGGCGAATCAAACCTGTTGGCCCGATCCGCCTGCCAGGCACTGGCCACCGGCGACGCCACCTTCGGCAACTGCCTGTTCATGAACAGCACCACCGGGCTGGGCAAGAGCCATCTGACCCAGGCCGTGGTTCACCAGGTGCTGCGCTCCGCCCCGTCCACCCGGTTGCACTATCTCACCGCCCAGCAGTTTTCCGCCGAGATGGTCAAGGGCATCCGCACCAACGCCATGGAGCAGTTCTCCAAAAAATACATCAACGACTGCGACATGCTACTGGTCGAGGACGTCCATACCCTGACCGGCAAGACCAAGACCCAGGAAGAACTCAACACCATCCTCGACTACCTGATCAAATCCGGCCGTCGGGTCATCCTGACCTCGGCCCTGCCGCCGACCAAGCTGGCGGGCATTGACGACGATTTCCGCAGTCGCATGACCTCGGGCCTGGTCACCGGCATTGAGTCGCCCGATTACGAAACCCGGGCGCGGATCATCCGCCACAAGCTGCAGATGCACGGCCTGGGCGCGGACGAGGACTTGGTGGGTTTCATGGCCGAGAGTCTGCAGGGCGATGTCCGCCGCATGGAGAGCGCGATCATCGGCATCAAGGCCAAGTCCTGCCTGCTGGGCGCGCCGCCGGATCTGGGCATGGTCCGGGAGGTGGTGTACGGGCTGATCGGCAGCCGGGCGGACATCACCGGCGAGGCGATCCGCGAGCTGATCGGCCGCCAGTTTCGGGTCAGCATCGAGGACCTGTGCTCCCGCTCGCGCAAGCGCTCGATCACCTTTCCCCGCCAGCTGGCCATGTACCTCACCCGCAAGTACACCACCAAGTCGCTGGCCGACATCGGCAGTCTGTACAACCGCGACCATTCGACCGTGCTCTACGCTATCAAGACCATCACCAAGGACATGTCGCAGCAGACCACGGTGCGGCAGCAGGTGGAACTGCTCTCCGCCAAGCTGAAGAACTAG
- a CDS encoding nitroreductase family protein, whose product MDLHFTIDRDLCIQCGACADDCPFHIIDLTDGYPALNPAREHHCIQCQHCLAVCPTAALSICGCDPHQSLPLPQSLPSGQQMEALIRGRRSVRRYHPEALDPALIADLLRTVANAPTGKNNRQCLFTVIEDRASMDVFRRETMEGLRRAVASKRLSEGLSYFRHVVTAWDQGKDIIFRNAPHLLMVSAPPTITTPDADLLIAMSYFELLAASKGIGTLWNAMIRWALATIDTDLYRLLGIPDDHVKGYTLLFGRPAVHYHRTVQRDEARINRVRLP is encoded by the coding sequence TGTGCATCCAGTGCGGTGCCTGTGCCGACGACTGTCCGTTTCATATCATCGACCTGACCGACGGGTATCCGGCCCTCAATCCCGCCCGAGAGCACCATTGCATCCAATGCCAGCACTGTCTGGCGGTCTGCCCGACCGCCGCCCTGTCCATCTGCGGCTGCGATCCGCACCAGTCGCTGCCCCTGCCGCAGAGTCTGCCCAGCGGTCAGCAGATGGAGGCCCTGATCCGCGGGCGACGATCGGTGCGCCGCTATCATCCGGAAGCGCTGGACCCCGCCCTGATCGCGGACCTGCTCCGCACCGTGGCCAACGCCCCCACCGGAAAGAACAACCGCCAGTGTCTGTTCACCGTGATCGAGGACCGGGCGAGCATGGATGTCTTCCGCCGGGAAACCATGGAGGGGCTGCGCCGGGCCGTGGCCAGCAAGCGGCTTTCCGAAGGCTTGAGCTACTTCCGCCACGTGGTCACCGCCTGGGATCAGGGCAAGGACATCATCTTCCGCAACGCCCCCCATTTGCTGATGGTATCGGCTCCCCCGACCATCACCACCCCGGATGCCGACCTGCTGATCGCCATGAGCTACTTCGAGCTGCTGGCCGCCTCCAAGGGCATCGGCACCCTGTGGAACGCCATGATCCGCTGGGCCCTGGCAACGATCGACACCGACCTGTACCGACTGCTCGGTATCCCCGATGACCACGTCAAGGGCTACACCCTGCTCTTTGGCCGACCGGCGGTCCACTATCATCGCACCGTGCAGCGCGACGAGGCGCGGATCAACCGGGTGCGGCTGCCCTGA
- the htpG gene encoding molecular chaperone HtpG, which yields MTDAQVETKQFQAETRKVLDIVINSLYTERDIFVRELVSNAADALEKFRHQSLIDKIEFDAHVPLEITIDCDDKKHILTIADTGIGMTREELETNLGTIAHSGSKHFFEQLAEAAKKDVNLIGQFGVGFYSVFMAAKAVRVQTRSWDGGDGWEWASDGGGTYTLSPCPGLHRGTKIIIELKDDAHTYASKFTIERIIQQYSTFVPFPVKVEGKTVNTVQAIWTRSKSEITDEEYTEFYKFIGNAVDDPMYRLHFSADAPLAINALVYVPKENFEVLGMGRMQPGVNLYCQKVLIDQHSENILPEWLRFLKGVVDSEDLPLNISRQSLQDNALVLKLRKVLTKRVIKFLAEEAERDADKYREFWKTFGIFLKEGVTSDFEHRTELAKLLRFESSASEPGTMISLDEYVGRMREGQDKIYYINGPSRAAVEYGPYVEMFKKRGIEIFYTLEPIDDFVLNHLGEYNGKKLVSADRADLSLPETTPAASEEGAKESGEPLAEAVMTSLCRWMKEVLGDRIQEVKASSRLVDSPAMIVNVDGYMTSSMERILKASGQTEAFGMGSKKDMEINAKSPLIKQLAGLRESDGDFARDVVEQLYDNAMIQAGLLVDPMVMVQRNYRILERVTGKTAPAA from the coding sequence ATGACAGATGCACAGGTTGAAACCAAGCAGTTTCAGGCGGAGACCAGAAAGGTCCTGGATATCGTCATCAACTCACTGTACACCGAGCGCGACATCTTTGTCCGCGAGCTGGTTTCCAATGCCGCCGATGCCCTGGAAAAATTTCGTCACCAGAGCCTGATCGACAAGATCGAATTCGATGCCCACGTGCCGCTGGAAATCACCATCGATTGCGACGATAAAAAACACATCCTGACCATCGCCGACACCGGTATCGGCATGACCCGGGAAGAGTTGGAAACCAACCTGGGCACCATCGCCCACTCGGGCTCCAAGCATTTTTTCGAGCAGCTGGCCGAGGCGGCCAAGAAGGACGTCAATCTCATCGGCCAGTTCGGCGTCGGTTTTTACTCGGTGTTCATGGCTGCCAAGGCGGTACGGGTACAGACCCGTTCCTGGGACGGCGGCGACGGCTGGGAGTGGGCCTCGGACGGCGGCGGCACCTATACCCTCAGCCCCTGTCCCGGCCTGCATCGAGGCACCAAGATCATCATCGAGCTCAAGGACGATGCCCACACCTACGCCTCCAAGTTCACCATCGAGCGCATCATCCAGCAGTACTCGACCTTTGTTCCCTTCCCGGTCAAGGTCGAGGGCAAGACGGTCAACACCGTCCAGGCCATCTGGACCCGGTCCAAGTCCGAGATCACCGACGAGGAGTACACCGAATTCTACAAGTTCATCGGCAATGCCGTGGATGACCCCATGTATCGCCTTCACTTTTCCGCCGACGCGCCGCTGGCCATCAACGCCCTGGTCTACGTGCCCAAGGAGAACTTCGAGGTGCTGGGCATGGGCCGGATGCAGCCCGGGGTCAACCTCTACTGCCAGAAGGTGCTGATCGACCAGCACAGCGAGAACATCCTGCCTGAGTGGCTGCGGTTTTTGAAAGGCGTGGTCGATTCCGAAGACCTGCCGCTCAATATCTCCCGCCAGTCGCTCCAGGACAACGCCCTGGTGCTCAAGCTGCGCAAGGTGCTGACCAAGCGGGTGATCAAGTTCCTGGCCGAGGAGGCCGAGCGCGATGCCGACAAATACCGCGAGTTCTGGAAGACCTTTGGCATCTTCCTCAAGGAGGGCGTGACCTCGGATTTCGAGCACCGCACCGAACTGGCCAAGCTGCTGCGCTTCGAGTCCTCGGCCAGCGAGCCGGGCACGATGATCTCGCTCGACGAGTATGTCGGCCGGATGCGGGAGGGCCAGGACAAGATCTATTATATCAACGGCCCCAGCCGGGCCGCGGTCGAGTACGGCCCCTACGTGGAGATGTTCAAGAAGCGCGGGATTGAGATCTTCTACACCCTGGAGCCGATCGACGATTTCGTTCTCAACCACCTGGGCGAGTACAACGGCAAAAAACTGGTTTCCGCCGACCGCGCCGACCTGAGCCTGCCCGAGACCACGCCTGCCGCCAGCGAGGAGGGCGCCAAGGAATCGGGCGAGCCGCTGGCCGAGGCGGTGATGACCTCGCTGTGCCGGTGGATGAAGGAAGTGCTCGGCGATCGCATCCAGGAGGTCAAGGCCTCCAGCCGCCTGGTGGACAGTCCGGCGATGATCGTCAACGTCGACGGCTACATGACCTCGTCCATGGAACGGATTCTCAAGGCCTCCGGCCAGACCGAGGCCTTTGGCATGGGCTCGAAGAAAGACATGGAGATCAATGCCAAGAGTCCGCTGATCAAACAGCTGGCGGGCCTGCGCGAAAGCGACGGGGATTTTGCCCGCGACGTGGTCGAACAGCTGTACGACAACGCCATGATTCAGGCCGGCCTGCTGGTCGATCCGATGGTGATGGTGCAGCGCAACTACCGCATTCTCGAGCGGGTGACCGGCAAGACGGCACCGGCGGCGTGA
- a CDS encoding protein-L-isoaspartate(D-aspartate) O-methyltransferase, whose translation MIEEQLVARGITDQRVLEAMRTVPRHLFVEDAIRAQAYGDFPLPIGSGQTISQPYVVALMTLALRLTGSEKVLEIGTGSGYHAAVLSRLCQRVYTVERIDGLVSRARKVFDRLRYHNIVSRIDDGTVGWPSEAPFDAIVVTAGGPRVPEPLIAQLADPGRLIMPVGGQDVQELQLVEKHEGSVRVTTIEQVRFVDLIGAYGWPN comes from the coding sequence ATGATCGAGGAGCAGCTGGTTGCCCGGGGGATCACCGATCAGCGGGTGCTGGAGGCCATGCGCACCGTGCCTCGGCATCTGTTCGTCGAGGACGCCATCCGGGCCCAGGCCTACGGGGATTTCCCCCTGCCCATCGGCAGCGGCCAAACCATCTCCCAGCCCTACGTGGTCGCCCTCATGACCCTGGCCCTGCGCCTGACCGGCTCGGAAAAGGTGCTGGAGATCGGCACCGGTTCCGGCTACCACGCGGCCGTCCTCTCCCGCCTCTGTCAGCGGGTGTACACGGTGGAGCGGATCGACGGCCTGGTCAGCCGGGCGCGCAAGGTGTTTGACCGGCTCCGCTACCACAACATCGTCTCGCGCATCGACGACGGCACCGTGGGCTGGCCTTCCGAAGCCCCCTTCGACGCGATCGTCGTCACCGCCGGCGGTCCTCGGGTTCCCGAGCCTCTGATCGCCCAGCTGGCCGATCCGGGCCGGCTGATCATGCCGGTTGGCGGCCAGGACGTGCAGGAACTGCAATTGGTGGAGAAACACGAGGGCAGTGTCAGGGTGACCACCATTGAACAGGTGCGTTTCGTCGACCTGATCGGCGCCTACGGCTGGCCCAACTAA
- a CDS encoding GspE/PulE family protein: MSFLNSDSLLDLLVKEQVLTGEQRQMVILHKGKQRQKLLKQAGGRRQGDENRTDRGFPDLVDIILSLGLEVSGSPGTPLSEEIIMRAVSHRLKIPFKKLDPLELDMDTVTKTIPRSFAINHLILPLELRNGVLDVVTYHPDNHHVLEDIERANQVKVRPFLSTRTDIRKILAEFFGFQRSITAAESQFGTTGTAATVDIGNLEQYVRLASTKELSSTDQHIKAAVNHLFSYALEQRASDIHIEPKRDICLVRFRIDGILHTIYKLPKAVHSAITSRIKSLARLDIAEKRRPQDGRIKIGRREEDREAEIRVSTVPVAFGEKTVMRILNPEVIFQQLDHLGFSRRDRVVYNSFMTAAHGIVLVTGPTGSGKSTTLYSTLKQIATPEKNIITVEDPVEMVYEEFNQIAVQSQIDVTFSTILRNILRQDPDIIMIGEIRDLETATHAVQAALTGHLVFSTLHTNDAVSTIIRLQDLGLEPFLIASTMLGALAQRLVRRICPHCAEPYTVDAAELRKLGFPVSGRETVELTRGKGCLQCRNTGYLGRMGIFEIFPMSEQLKKLIAARANDSDLRQVAIREGMTTLREDAWRKVQTGLTTVEEALRVTGEMEAV; encoded by the coding sequence ATGTCATTTCTCAACAGCGATTCACTCCTTGATCTGCTGGTCAAGGAACAGGTGCTCACCGGCGAGCAGCGCCAGATGGTTATTCTCCACAAAGGCAAACAGCGGCAAAAATTGCTCAAACAAGCGGGCGGCCGCCGCCAGGGCGATGAAAACCGGACCGACCGGGGCTTTCCCGATCTGGTCGACATCATCCTCTCGCTGGGCCTGGAGGTCAGCGGTTCGCCGGGCACGCCCCTGAGCGAGGAGATCATCATGCGCGCCGTCAGCCACCGGTTGAAGATTCCCTTCAAGAAGCTCGACCCGCTGGAGCTGGACATGGACACCGTCACCAAGACGATTCCCCGCTCGTTCGCCATCAACCACCTGATCCTGCCCCTGGAGCTGCGCAACGGCGTGCTTGATGTGGTCACCTACCACCCGGACAACCACCACGTGCTCGAGGATATCGAGCGGGCCAATCAGGTCAAGGTGCGGCCGTTTCTGTCCACCCGCACCGATATCAGGAAGATTCTGGCCGAGTTCTTCGGCTTTCAGCGCTCGATCACCGCCGCCGAATCGCAGTTCGGCACCACCGGCACCGCGGCCACGGTGGACATCGGCAACCTGGAGCAGTACGTCCGCCTGGCCTCGACCAAGGAACTGAGCTCCACCGATCAGCACATCAAGGCGGCGGTCAACCATCTGTTCAGTTATGCCCTGGAGCAGCGCGCCAGCGACATCCATATCGAACCCAAGCGGGACATCTGCCTGGTGCGCTTCCGCATCGACGGCATTCTGCATACCATCTACAAGCTGCCCAAGGCGGTCCATTCCGCCATCACCTCTCGGATCAAGAGCCTGGCCCGGCTGGATATCGCCGAAAAGCGCCGTCCCCAGGATGGGCGCATCAAGATCGGCCGAAGGGAAGAGGACCGCGAAGCCGAGATCCGCGTGTCCACCGTGCCGGTGGCCTTCGGCGAGAAGACGGTCATGCGTATCCTCAATCCAGAGGTGATCTTTCAGCAGCTCGACCACCTCGGCTTCTCCCGGCGCGATCGGGTGGTGTACAACAGCTTCATGACCGCGGCCCACGGCATCGTTCTGGTGACCGGCCCGACCGGCAGCGGCAAGTCGACCACCCTCTATTCGACCCTCAAGCAGATCGCCACCCCGGAAAAGAACATCATCACCGTCGAGGACCCGGTGGAAATGGTCTACGAGGAGTTCAACCAGATCGCGGTGCAGTCGCAGATCGACGTCACCTTTTCCACCATTCTGCGCAACATCCTCCGCCAGGACCCGGACATCATCATGATCGGCGAGATTCGCGACCTGGAAACCGCCACCCACGCGGTCCAGGCCGCCCTCACCGGGCATCTGGTGTTTTCCACCCTGCACACCAACGATGCGGTGTCCACCATCATCCGTTTGCAGGATCTGGGGCTGGAACCCTTTCTCATCGCCTCGACCATGCTCGGGGCCCTGGCGCAGCGGTTGGTGCGGCGCATCTGCCCCCACTGCGCCGAACCCTACACCGTTGACGCCGCCGAACTGCGCAAACTGGGCTTCCCGGTGAGCGGCCGGGAGACGGTGGAGCTGACCCGGGGCAAGGGCTGTCTCCAGTGCCGCAACACCGGCTATCTCGGCCGGATGGGCATCTTCGAGATTTTTCCCATGTCCGAGCAGTTGAAAAAACTGATCGCCGCCCGGGCCAACGACTCGGATCTGCGCCAGGTGGCCATCCGCGAAGGCATGACCACCCTGCGCGAGGATGCCTGGCGCAAGGTGCAGACGGGCCTGACCACCGTGGAGGAGGCCCTGCGGGTGACCGGAGAAATGGAGGCGGTGTGA
- the hemG gene encoding protoporphyrinogen oxidase translates to MQTTQHDLCIIGGGLSGLSTAAFVRQQWPELNIMVLEQAAVPGGAIATYNDAGYLAEWGPHGFLDNCDESRELIRLAGLEAEITSAPLGRFVRYVCLDGRLRCIPQKPLAILREPLVSWGAKLRVLADLWQKPLAGEPSVAQWVAHRFGKALLPFADAVFTGTYAGDFERLKIDAVMPGVRELERMHGSVIRGVVHKMRKGKGAKKGKKHLPAMTSFSGGMAMLPTRLAAGLRAGKEILYGNPVRGIERDEGGWLVQTEQADITCRHLVVALPVNPCLHLLAPALPETPPPLPQIPEARILSVLLGYDQRARIPFGFGYLAPEREQRFALGALFSSHMFPGRAPQGCQLVEALVGGRRHPERLELSDDQLIESVHADLQELMELPPPCFSAVLRPRAAIPQLEAGYPELLRWRDEIHAAHADLHLCGFGWKGIGINDMVKEACRMAHRIGTGVTATNRAEVKGVYF, encoded by the coding sequence ATGCAGACGACCCAACACGATTTATGCATCATCGGCGGGGGCCTTTCCGGCCTGAGCACCGCCGCGTTTGTCCGCCAGCAATGGCCTGAGTTGAACATCATGGTCCTGGAGCAGGCCGCCGTGCCGGGTGGCGCCATCGCCACCTACAACGACGCCGGCTATCTGGCCGAATGGGGACCACACGGCTTCCTCGACAACTGCGACGAGAGCCGCGAACTGATCCGTCTGGCCGGCCTGGAGGCAGAGATAACCAGCGCGCCGCTCGGCCGCTTTGTCCGCTATGTGTGCCTGGATGGCCGCCTGCGGTGCATCCCGCAAAAACCGCTGGCCATTCTGCGGGAACCGCTCGTCTCCTGGGGGGCCAAGCTACGGGTGCTGGCCGATCTGTGGCAAAAGCCGCTGGCGGGGGAGCCGTCGGTGGCCCAGTGGGTGGCGCACCGGTTCGGCAAGGCCCTGCTGCCCTTTGCCGATGCGGTATTCACCGGCACCTATGCCGGCGACTTCGAGCGGCTGAAGATCGACGCGGTCATGCCCGGGGTGCGTGAGCTGGAGCGGATGCACGGCTCGGTGATTCGCGGCGTGGTCCACAAAATGCGGAAGGGTAAGGGAGCGAAAAAAGGCAAGAAACACCTGCCGGCCATGACCAGTTTCAGCGGCGGCATGGCCATGCTGCCGACCCGGCTGGCGGCCGGTCTGCGGGCGGGAAAAGAGATCCTGTACGGCAACCCGGTCCGGGGTATCGAGCGCGATGAGGGCGGCTGGCTGGTGCAGACCGAACAGGCGGACATCACCTGCCGCCACCTGGTGGTGGCCCTGCCGGTCAATCCTTGCCTGCATCTCCTTGCCCCCGCCCTGCCGGAAACGCCTCCGCCGTTGCCCCAGATTCCCGAAGCCCGCATCCTCTCGGTGTTGCTCGGTTATGACCAGCGCGCCCGCATCCCCTTTGGTTTCGGCTACCTGGCACCCGAGCGCGAGCAACGCTTCGCCCTCGGCGCCCTGTTTTCCTCGCACATGTTTCCCGGCCGGGCGCCGCAAGGGTGTCAGCTCGTCGAGGCCCTGGTCGGCGGCCGCCGCCATCCCGAGCGGCTGGAACTGAGCGATGATCAACTGATCGAGTCGGTCCACGCCGATCTCCAGGAGCTGATGGAGCTGCCGCCGCCCTGCTTCAGCGCCGTGCTCCGGCCCCGGGCCGCCATTCCCCAGCTGGAGGCCGGCTATCCCGAGTTGCTCCGCTGGCGGGACGAGATCCATGCCGCCCACGCCGATCTCCATCTGTGCGGTTTTGGCTGGAAGGGAATCGGGATCAACGACATGGTCAAGGAGGCGTGCCGGATGGCACACCGGATCGGGACCGGTGTCACCGCAACGAACCGGGCCGAGGTCAAGGGGGTCTACTTCTGA